Genomic segment of Camarhynchus parvulus chromosome 1A, STF_HiC, whole genome shotgun sequence:
CATTGCATAAGGACTGGACAACGATTTcagatgcttttctttttgcaggcAGCACCTCAGCACTTCTGGATTTGTCTGGCCTGGACCTTCCAGCAACATGCCCTTCCTACCCAGCCTTGCCCACCCTTTCAGGTGGCTCAGCAGTCCCTGTGCCTGACCAAGCTGGCTCTGTCTCCTTGCTGGATGATGAACTCATGTCTTTAGGTGAGAAATCCAGAGCAAAGGCTCTTCATTCTTTGACTCTAGATAGTTCTTCTTTGTCAGGAACATGAATAAGAGAGAGCTCCTGTAGAAGTGAATAATGAAGGACAAAGAGGTTCTTTGATTTAGtgtgagggagaggagggaaggactCTGCTACGATTCTGAACTTCAGTCCCATGGTGTTTTCCTGGCTAGTCAGAGAGCCTCTAGGGATATGCCCACTGATTTGCTCTGGGTAAACTGACCTGGCAGGTAAATCAAGAGTGATGCAATGGCCATCCCCAGATGGGATCACAAGGGTGGgtcacccccagctcctcaTGTTTTCTGCTTGCTGTTGAAGTCATGAACTGATAACAGAGGCATGGGACTTCCAGAACTGTTCACATGAAATCATGTGAGGTGTCACTCCTAGAAGGCTCTAGAGTCCTGCTTTGCACAGCAAAGTGTCTGTTTCCTAAGGCAAGGCTTTTGAGTACAACAGCATCAAGTAGACAACATGGTCAGTCAGATTGGTCAGCTCAGTAGCAgtcatttttttctgcccaTTGCAGTGAGAACTGAACTATAAATGAAGCTATCTGGACAGAAGAAAGCCACTGTCACCCTCCTGGCTCTCCCCCATGTAAGGATGGGGGCCAGAGATGGAGACCACGTTGGCACTTCTGCCCTGCTGCTTCTGCGTCTTACTCAGGCTGTATTTAATGCTCTTACTGATTTGGTAGGTAAGCTTCATGTTTGCTTATACTCCTGGCAGGCCTGAATGATCCAGCACCACATCCTGTCCAGGCCAGTGACAGCAGTGGCTGGAACAGCTTCCAGGTAATGCTCTGGGAGCTAGGGcagagggtggggagggtggTAAAAGCCCCCTCAAATGAAGGCAGGGAAACATGCCACATCTGATGGCTGGTGCTGATATGCAACCCTGCTTTGgggctctcctgcctgctcttttCAGTCATCAGACAGCAGTGAGCTCAGTATCACCCCTATCATGGCAACACCACCAGTCAAAGCAGATGCTGGTACATCCTCCCCGAAACCATCTCCTAGCAGCAGTGGCCTGGATGACCTGGACCTCCTGGGCaagacactgctgcagcagtCTTTGCCTCCAGAATCTCAACAAGTGCGATGGTAAGCACTTGGTAGTGCAGTCTGGCATCTCTCGCCATTGTTTCTATTTCGGGGTGCTGGACAGCATTTCAGTGCCCTGTTCCACTCCTCGATCTCTCTCCCcctgcagggagaagcagcaacCACCGCCTCGGCTCACCCTGAGGGATCTGCAgaacaggagcagctctggcaccgCAGCCCACAATCCCAGTGCTCTGCCTGTACTGCAGAGTATTTCCCCTAACCCCACGCTGCCTCTGacctcagagctgcctgtccctgctaCGCTTCCAAAAGCTGCCACCACACCAGCAGGAAGTACTGCAGTGCCACCACGGCCTCCTGCCACTGCGCTGCCCCAGGAGATCTCGCTGGCCAACATCACTGTACCTCTGGAGTCAATCAAACCCAGTGAGCTGGGGAAGAATAGGGGGGAAGGCATGGGGGGATTAAACCCTGCACACATGGAAGGGAAGAATGTGAAGAAACTTCTTGCTTGTTGAATTTTGTGGAGGCTGAAGAGGAATAGTGTCTCTGTCACTAGTATGGAGTTAGGGTGATGGGGAAAGGTGCTGTCAGTCCAGTTCCCTCCTGGCTGACTGCTGCGTGtccctgcctttcccacagGCAGCATCCTCCCTGTGACAGTGTATGATCAGCATGGCTTCCGTGTCCTCTTCCACTTCGCTAAGGATGCCCTGCCCGAGAGGCCTGACGTGCTTGTGGTGGTGATTTCTATGCTCAGCACGGCCCCACAGCCCATCCGCAATATTGTCTTTCAGTCTGCCGTCCCCAAGGTAAgacagctgctggggctgaggtcCCAAACTGGGCCAAAGCATGATTCTACTTCTGCAGGAAGAACAGGGGGGATGGAGAGAGCTCTGTGGGCATGGGAGCAAATTCTGTTACCTTCAGATTAGCacaatgtttttctctttggctAGACAGTGGACGTTTCAcaagtgcaggagcagggcttcTGGCTGCCAAGTCACTCTGAGGAATGTGGTCACTCTCTTCTCTCACTCTCTCCCTAGATAATGAAGGTGAAGCTACAGCCTCCCTCAGGCACGGAGCTGCCAGCGTTCAATCCCATCGTCCACCCCAGTGCCATCACCCAAGTCCTGCTGCTCGCTAACCCACAGAAGGTAACAGCACTGTCCTTGGGGCACAAACGGGCTGGTCTTGGTGCTTAGGCAAAGTCTCCCTaccctgtccctgttccctctACTCAGCAGTATCTGAGATGTGAGTGATTTGTGCCTCATgcctttcttccccttcttctgACTGCTTATCCTTTTTCTCCCAGGAGAAAGTGAGGCTACGGTACAAACTGACCTTCACCATGGGAGAGCAAACCTACAATGAAATTGGGGACGTGGACCAGTTTCCCCCACCAGAATCCTGGGGAAACCTCTAGGGCCACATGTTGCAGGCACTACACTGCAGATTCCTTGGGAAACCAaccctgtggggctggagcagccaggggaaaTGGGAGGGTGGCTGGGGGCTGGTGCTCACACTCTATTCTCCAGATGGCCGGGCAAGGGCCAGAGGGAGCATGCCTcaaggaggagagcagagatgcCAGGAGATGTTAATCTCACAGGACTAGAGGTGGAGTGGAAAGCTTCATGTGTGTGAACAGTTGCCTTCCCTGCTCTTCTGAAGATGACACTCCCTCCCCAGTCTGTCCAGCTTCTCTTCTAACCCTGCTTTCCTGCTTTAGGTGCATAGGGGAACAAGGACGGGGAGCTTTAACAACCTCAGCCCAGGACAAGGCCTAGCAAAGGAAGATCCTTTCCTTGTCTGCCCCCTCCACACTTCTCAGCCCTTCAGCTACTTTGTGCTCTATGGTGCTCTCTCTTGTCCCCCTTGCCCCCTCCTTAGAGCGGGGCCCCAGTGATTCCATGTGGTGGGATCACACTGGAGCTGATGAGGAACAGGGCTGAACAGAGCCTAGGTATCTCTCCAGCACCAGAGGGCAGACTTTGCTTTGGGGGGGGTTCAGGGGGAGTGATCATCACATATCTCTGTCCTAGCTGCTTACAGAGCTGTTGGTGAGAAGTGGGGCctcaggggctgggaagggcttgCTCTGTGCCTTCCCTGCCCCTTCAGCTGGCATTCTGAATCCCTACAGCATGGTAGGAACCATTCCCACAGGCTTTATCTGTCATAGCAAGCTGTGGGAACGGTGGCCAGAGAGGGGCATGCTCTGGAGGTTGAGactgcctgcagcctcctgacAGATGGggagaggaagcagcagtgagACTTCCTTTCCCgagctgggctggagagctCGGTGGGGCATGGGGGTTTTCTCAGCTCTTCAGTGTCCTCTCGCAGAGGAGTGAGtgatgggctgggagctggggggagATGGGAGTCCAGCTCATCACCACAaagctctgcactggggcacgggggggggttcagctgtgccttgtgcacctttgctgcagctgagggcaggCCTGGCTCCCTGtggcggggagggggctcaCCCCAGCCGCCTGATCACTGTGACACAAGAGCTGGGATCTGCAGGCACTGAGGAGACCGAGGGTAGCACATCCCAAGCAATCCCCAATCCCATGGGACTTAGGACCATGGAAGCTGCTTCCCATCACTAAGCTGGTTTGGAGAGGGCCTGATCATAAAAAGCAGAGGCAAGCTGTGCTCGGCATTGGCTTGCCAGAGGTAGAAGGAAGCAAGTGAGAGAGGGAGACGAGCAGGGTGCCTCGCACTCCTGGCTCGGGCAGCGAAGGTGATGTGTCTCAAGAGCTGGGCACAGTGGGCAGtaaaggggagggggaagcaAGGTCTTTATGCTGGGATTCTGTTGTCTTACTTCCCTTTCCCATCTCTTCAGGGTTTTgtatgggttttttctttgcagatctTGTTTGGTTCTTGAATAGACTTGTATatattttcagtgcaaaattctgtaaatgaaagaaaacaaacaaacatttaaaactAGACGCCCGGCGCGAAGAATCTGCTGTATTTATGGGAAATAAAGAGTTCTTTCCTGATCCTGCTCCTCTGTCTTGTGACCCAAGGAATGCATTTTTCCCCTTACTTTTCCCGGACCCCTGAGGAGCTTCTCTGCATCCTGCCCAGCTCAAATCCTGCCCCTTCAGTTCATCCCTCAGTCACTCAGGCCCTTGTCACAATgatttccctgctcccatgAGCAGGGATGGTGGAATTCCCCCAGCAGTTCTCAATTCCTTTTTTGAGAGCAGCCACTTCCAAGCTGTGAACTGGGTGCTGCCCACTTCCCTCGTGCCCCATGGAGAGGCAGTGGGCAGGAATCTGTGCCTGACAGCCCACGGAAAGCAGAGCTTGAGCTCGCTCCCATGCCTCACATGACTGCAGCTTCACCACTGCTGCTTGCAGCACTTGGAAGCAGCTCCATGAGGCAGTTTTATTTCAGGAGTACAAAGGGGGATCTCCTCtgacaagcagcagctctgataCTGCATATAAGGAATGGCCCAGCCACCCCTTGATGCAGCCAGTGAGAACCTGGGGGGCCTTTGCTGCCTCTTTGCAACAGGTGCTTGAAGCTGCCTGTTAGGAGCACCCAGGGCTTGATGGTGGGGGATCAGATGTGCTCTGCCTCAGGCTGAGAACAGCCTGGTGTTTTGGGCAGGGGGAGAGTGGTGCTCTGTCACCCCATAACCACTTGAAaacagctgccagcaccccTTTGCTAGACAGTTACTGGAGACCTGACCCTTGCCAAGAAGCACAGCCTAGCAGCCTTCAAATGTTTACTCCTCCCGCTTCAGGGCACACATTGAGTGGCCCTTCTGCCTcgttttcctttgctgcttgCCTCTTCTGCCCACAAGCTGACCGCTTCTCATTTTGGCTTGGTTTGCTGCTTCCTTTGCCAGCCATGTAACCCAGCCAACAGCAACCTCTGCCCTCTCTTAGTGCAGGTGAAAAGTCCTATCTGCAGGTAGCCAGAAATAAGGTGAGATACACATCTCAGAGTCAACACCAAAAGTCGTGGTGGTGTGAAGTGGATGTTTTTCGAcaaaaagagacaagaaaaacagaaaaaaaaaaaaaggatatgagctctggtgcagctctgcagagagcaggcaACAGCTGAGCCTGAGAACCGGGAGTTTGCGGTCCCCGTGCAACTGCGgatgctgctggccctgctcggAGGAGCTCTTCTGGCGGGGGGAGGGACCTCCCGAAGGCGCCAGGCAGCAGCCGCTGGCCGCAGCTTTGTGGCGGCTCCGGAGAGCCTCAGCGACGGCAGGGAGAGAAAGCAGCGAGACGGGTGCAGGGgtggctttgctgcttttgcCTTGCTGCTTTTGTCACAACAAGGCGGTATGTCGCAGGGCAAGAGGGTGGAGCTGCACCCGTGAGCATGGAGAGGtgcctgagcagtgctggcagagtTGGGTGAcgaggcagggcagggtgcaCATCAGCATGAGCTGCACTGGCAGCTGGCACCGCACGGGCTGCCCCGCGGCACAGCTGCGGGTGGGCgcgggaaggaaggaaggggaacCACCCCAGCTGAGACAGAGAGCAAGAAACAGCGTGGGCCCTTCACTCGGGCTCGGCAGCGGCATGTGCTTGTCCTGCCTTGTTATGTGTATGCTGTAATAAAATTTCCCCTTTAAGGCTGGGCTGAAGTTATTTTTACTTGTGGGCTGGTGACAGGAACACAGAACGGAGCAGGAGCTCTGAACTGTTCTTACCTGATCTGTGGCGGAGGGGCGGACGGAGGAGGAAGGAAGCtcagaaaaggagagggagcaaGAGAACGAAGCtcaagggaggggaaaagaaagcaggCAGGGCATCCCTAGGGAGGGACTAGGGAGGGGACCAGCTGGGGAAACTGAAAAAGAGGGAACGAGGGAGGGAAGGAGTAAGGAGGCAGAGGTCctccaggaaaagcaaagtgGCTCCGGGGAGAAGAGGGGCTGCAGGCATCCGATGCCAAGCATTACCGAGGGGAGCTGAGAGGGTACAGccaagcagagcagcttttgtggTCTCCTCCTGACCCTCAAGATGATGAAAAGACAGTTCAATCGAATGCGCCAGCAGCTGTCCCATCCCAACACCACCACCAGGTAAGGGCCTCTCCGCTAGCAACACCGGAGGGAGCGGGATGCATGTCTTGGAGGGcttgtgctggggctggtggcatGGGAAAAGGGCAAAGGGGGGAAACCTTTAGGGTTTAGAGCATCTTCAGCACAAGCAGAGGGGCTTTGTGAAGGCTGCATTGGTGGTGCTCAGCAGTAAATGATCCTCAAGCCCAGCTACCTCTCCCAGGGCCCACATTCCTGCATTCACCAGGAAACAGGACTTTTCCAAGCTTGGCTTTGCCAGGATGTGGGGCAGTGGGGCAATGGGGAGGGACCTTCCAGCCACATGCCCCCTGGCTGTGCAATGACCAGGAGGGTGATTGGGCTGGgacctgccctccctgctgaaTCTGGGGTGCCCCACAGGAGCCAAATGCCCTGCATAGCTctggccagcccagcagcctgagcagcccagaATGCCCTTTGAGGAGAGAACCAAGGGTCCTCGGATGGACCCATGGGAGACTTACAGCTCCACACAAAACCCTCTGTGCCTGTTCTACCTCtgccatttccttctttttctctttggctTTCCAAAGCTCTCCCCTTGCAAAACCCAGAACTGAAATTACAGGGCTGggccctccctgctcagccccctcaCTCCCTTTTCCTactgccacctctgcagcactgggttCCCAGCAGTGGGTGGCTAAGGGGGATCAAGTGTGTCCCCTGAACCACTGAGGTCCTTCAGCTAGCCCAGCAAATCAACCACGAGGAAGCAACTCCTATATGCTGGTGGCCTCTTGCTCTGTTTGCATTCCCTGGAAAGGAGCACGATgccccttcccatccctcttCCCTCAAGATTTCATCCATGTCAGATGCATCTCCCTTTTGCTTCATGTCAGGCAGGCAAGCCTCAAGCACGTTGTGAAGAGTGAGCTCTTCACCTGCTGAGGAGCCTCTCTTCTAAGGACCAGGACCTCATGTGATCTTGCTTGCCGTCAACCAAACCACCatgtttcctgcagctccacatcctcGTCCCACATTGGCTTTGGCAGGCagtgaaaagagagaaatgtgaactggggaaaaagcagcagcagatggaaatCAAATGGGGTTCCGGGGACACAGCAATGATAGCAGGCTGTGAAGCAAGGCTTCCTCTATAGGAGGCATCAGGGAGGCTTTAGGGTCACGGTGGCTGGTGGGTTTTGAATTTGGTTTTGAGCAGAACCACAAAAAGCTGGGTTTGTGTAGGCATTTCTGGAGGGGCTGGTGTTGGTCTTGGACCCCAGTTTGATCACAAGGACACCCTTGCTCCCGCACCACTCAGTAGCAGTGGCCCCACTGCTACTGAGTACCCAGGCCTGCAAAGACATGTGCCAGACTGCAGCATCACAGCCCTGGATTCACCTTCAGGGAAGAGATGGGGCAGTCAGGGGCAGTAAACATCCTGCTCCTGTTGTGGCCCTGCTAAGCACCCTGACTCCAAAAACACAGGTCACATCTGGACTTTTTGACTGAGGTGCACTGAACTGGAAACCCTGTCTGATGG
This window contains:
- the GGA1 gene encoding ADP-ribosylation factor-binding protein GGA1: MEPETLEARINKATNPLNKDLDWDGINAFCEQLNKELEGPPLATRLLAHKIQSPQEWEAIQALTVLESCMKSCGKRFHDEVGKFRFLNELIKVVSPKYLGSRTSEKVKSKILELMYSWTLGLPHEVKITEAYQMLKKQGIVKCDPKLPDDAPFPPPPPRPKNIIFDDEEKSKTLARLLKSSHPEDLRAANKLIKEMVQEDQKRMEKISKRVNAIEEVNNNVKLLTEMVTNYSKGETTESNEDLMKELYQRCERMRPMLFRLASDTEDNDEALAEILQANDNLTQVINLYKQLVRGEEINGETVASPLRGSTSALLDLSGLDLPATCPSYPALPTLSGGSAVPVPDQAGSVSLLDDELMSLGLNDPAPHPVQASDSSGWNSFQSSDSSELSITPIMATPPVKADAGTSSPKPSPSSSGLDDLDLLGKTLLQQSLPPESQQVRWEKQQPPPRLTLRDLQNRSSSGTAAHNPSALPVLQSISPNPTLPLTSELPVPATLPKAATTPAGSTAVPPRPPATALPQEISLANITVPLESIKPSSILPVTVYDQHGFRVLFHFAKDALPERPDVLVVVISMLSTAPQPIRNIVFQSAVPKIMKVKLQPPSGTELPAFNPIVHPSAITQVLLLANPQKEKVRLRYKLTFTMGEQTYNEIGDVDQFPPPESWGNL